Proteins from a single region of Methanotorris igneus Kol 5:
- a CDS encoding GTP-binding protein — translation MKIVIVAGTPGAGKTSLLIHTIRHLKDRGCHPAVVKIDCLYTDDDVRYKKLGVPVLVGLSKDMCPDHFAIYNIEEMVEWAKEQNADILIVETAGLCHRCAPYTKNSLGICVIDATCGPNTPRKVGPFLTSADVVAITKGDIVSQAEREVFRERVLEMNPRCRIYDVNGLSGQGSAEIAKEILECKDVENLENEELRHSAPLCICTLCVGETRIAKKFHRGVLRRIDGFMKYVGE, via the coding sequence ATGAAGATTGTGATTGTTGCTGGAACTCCAGGAGCAGGAAAAACATCCCTCCTAATCCACACAATAAGACATTTGAAGGATAGAGGATGCCATCCAGCGGTGGTTAAGATTGATTGCTTATATACTGATGATGATGTGAGATATAAAAAGTTGGGCGTTCCTGTTTTGGTGGGGTTAAGTAAGGATATGTGTCCTGATCATTTTGCCATCTACAATATAGAGGAAATGGTTGAGTGGGCTAAGGAGCAGAATGCGGATATTTTAATTGTTGAAACTGCAGGTTTGTGTCACAGATGTGCACCATATACAAAAAACAGTTTGGGAATTTGTGTAATTGATGCCACATGCGGCCCAAATACACCAAGAAAAGTTGGACCTTTCTTAACGAGTGCAGATGTTGTTGCTATAACAAAGGGAGATATTGTTTCTCAGGCGGAGAGGGAGGTATTTAGGGAGAGAGTTTTAGAAATGAATCCGAGATGTAGAATTTATGATGTTAATGGGTTAAGTGGGCAGGGTAGTGCTGAGATTGCTAAGGAGATATTGGAGTGTAAGGATGTTGAGAATTTGGAGAATGAGGAGTTAAGGCATAGTGCTCCATTATGCATTTGCACATTATGTGTAGGAGAAACAAGAATTGCCAAGAAATTTCATAGGGGTGTTTTGAGAAGGATAGATGGTTTTATGAAATATGTTGGGGAATAG